Below is a genomic region from Kryptolebias marmoratus isolate JLee-2015 linkage group LG12, ASM164957v2, whole genome shotgun sequence.
AGTAAAAACGAGCGGTGACGTTTGAgtcaattaaatttatttacattgcTAAATAAGAAAATGGCTGCTTAACGCTGATATCTGTAAGCAGGTCAGTTCTGGTGCAGATACGCTCAGGATCCACCGTCTGCAGCCAGGCACACATCGGTGCGCCGGGCATTTCAGGTCGCCTCCTGCTCTACAACCAGATCAGTTTGatgaaccttttaaaaacaactaaaacaaaacaaacaacatcgTTTGTTTCTGTGGTCTGACTCTCTCCTTCGCTCAGAGCTGATCCGGTTTGGAGACTCGGCCGGAGTAACGTCGGCGCCTTGCCATAGAGACCGAAGCGCCGCGCCGCGCCTCCGGGAAACATGGACTCCTCAGACGCTGCGTTTGAACGTCAAGTCACATTGGGAGTATCTCCCCGAGCGCATCGCGTGTGTTCTGACCCAGTTTTTCTGGGAATTTGACGCTGAAGTCCAAAATCATGTCGCCCCTCTTCTCGGGACACTTGGACAGAGGGAGGCCTTCTCCGATGATGCGCTTCTTCGTCCCAGGTTTGACCACGTCTCTGGAGGTGACAGTGATGGTCCGGCCATCCAGAGTGGGGGCTTTCACTGTGCACCCACACAACGCCTGGAAGAAGAGAGAAGACGACTGTgaatttattaaatcattttgttctcattaaagcagcagaacctgaGTGCTCGCTCACCTCTCTGAGGGAAATCTTTGCAGGATAAACTATGTCAGATCCCTCTCGTCTGAACACGGGGTGGGGTTTGTCTTTCACCACGAACACCACATCGGCGGGAATGTTGATGAGAGTTTCATCGCCCTCCTTTGGAAAAGTGATTTTCGTGCCCTCCTTCCAGCCACGTTTGATGTTCACCGTCAAAATCTTGTCCTCCTTGCGCACCGTGCAGCCGTCGGGGTTCAGTCTCTTGCGGGAAATCTTCATCTTTTTGGTGCAGCCGGAGAAAACCTCCTCGAGGCTCACGTTCAGCTCGTGCACCACCGGGGGGTCCTGCCTCCTCTCGTGTGGCCTGTGAGGGCCGCCGGGGTGGGGTTTGAAGGCTCTGTGAAACCCGCCCATGCCGCCCATGCCAAACGCACCAAACGGGTCGTTGGGATCTAAATCGTCCCTGTCTGTTGGGAAGAAGTGACCGAAAGGACTACGGCCTCCGAAGAACTCTGCGAATATGGCATGAGGGTCTCCGCTGAAGGTGTAGTTGAAACTGGGCCCGGCGGTGTGTCCTCCACCGTCAGCAGAACCCTTTAACCCTGaggaaacagacacaaacatcacagatcTGAAAGCAACCACGATGACCATTACCTCTTATTCATCAACAGAAAGCTTCAGAATTTTACCGTTTTAGCATTTTAACAGAATATAAGCTACAGTTcggtgcaaaagtcttgagccacCCCTCATTTTTTTCCAGCCTGCTTCAAATACTAAAAATCCTCCTGGTttcctgaaggtcttttaaaagtaacaaaatgaaaactaatttagcAGAGAGCTGCAGTTTCACTCCTCCAGCCTGTCTGCCACagctcttcctgttttgtttagaagcaaaaataaaaataaacatggtGTGGATTGAGACTTTTTGAACATCACAACCACATCAGGAGCAGATTAAACCGCTGTGCAGGAAGGCTTTGCGGTCTACATGAGCCACCGCTCAACAATCAAAGCTCAGGTGGCAAATCTGTGGgattagaaatgttttataaaccgCGATTATGATCTGGAAGAGACGCAGAGAAGCTCGTCGTTTCCAGGAGATTCTGCAGCCTCACCTGTTGTAGGATCACCTGACTGTGTGACAATCTGACCATCAGACCATCACATCTGACCATCAGATCAGGAGATCATCACATCATGGTTatattttcattacattttgacagaaaaagatACCGACATGTTGCAACATCCCTGCATTTAGTGACAAACTAGCTAAACAAAGAAGGAAGTTGTGTGAGCAGTTCAGGTACCTTCTTCTCCGTATCGGTCGTAAATGTCCCTTTTCTTGGCGTCGCTGAGGACATCATAAGCCTCAGCGACCTCCTTGAATTTGTCCTCGGCTTTGGGCGACTTGTTTTTGTCCGGGTGGAAGCGGAGAGCCTGCTTTCTGTACGCCTTTTTTATCTCCTCCTCGGACGCACCTTTGGATATGCCGAGCACATTATAGTAATCTTTACCCATCACAAACAGCGGTCAGCTCTGCTCCTGCTCGTTATAAGACCATCTCTTTTTCCGGGCAGATATCCGGTGTGTGTGTCGCcgctccgccgccgccgctgcccgTCACAACCTCCGCGGACGATTTCTGTTTGAATCCTCGTGACAGTCCGCGAATAAACTTTTATAGTCCAAACGAAGGCAAAGAGGAAGAGATAACTtagtttaaattgattttttttttcaataaatcaacaaaagaaCAAAGCGTCCCCAGTTTTGAGCCTGAGAGAGTAGCAGCTGCGCTGGAAAGAAGCCGGGCAGGGAAACTTCTGGAAGAAGCTCGTGCAGCTGATAAATGTAGGTCGTCACCACGGAGACGAGAGGATTCCCTCCCAACGACTTCCGCTTTCGTTTGCCCAACGGTAGATATGCGGAAGAGGTCATCTATGGCAGGAATATTCACCACCCTGGATAAAAATAGCGTTGTATGTCCACCttgaagtaattttaaaaacaaatgtttttctctaCACATTTTCCAGCGGTGTTTATGCTGACACAGAGGTCTTTTTAACCATGTTCCCAGCAATTTCCACTGCGTCGTACACTGAAGACCAAGGTTAAACAGAGATGACGCATGACCACCTTATTACTAGAAAGAATATATGAATTAAAGAAAACggcaaaaaaacataaaacattatatatggaatttaaaaaaaagttaggtCGGGGTTTCaattctttcttcttttagtataaatacagtactgtgcaaaagtcttaagactgattattattattattattattattattattattattattattattattattattattattattattaaggttTACTCTATTccgatttttattttgttttctttgaacgTTGTCTGCTTTTTCCAAATCTCTGGATAATAATCCTTTGTAAGTGGTTTTGATCAATAATTCTCGTgctctattgttgtttttcctttagaTCACTTATATAAAAGGCTGAGAATGATTAAGTGCAAGGACTAGActgtaaattattaaaaaacaatgtattaaatgcaggggtggaaattaaaaatttaaaaatgttttaccggccactcaaatattttaccagccactattttttgttgtgacaaaaagtaatttcatatgatgatgatgatggaggtgggtggaagcagttgtgctgccctacaagctgaacaacacctctttctggacactgcatggcaatcactagatttttcttattttttaattttattttaattcattaaaagatgcatatctgtacataaaaaattcagacaagttatctaaataacattcgggttgaatgttattacatgggacaaaaataatttaccaaaatgtccttaactgtgtttattcctctcatcatggacaacaagtcatgtgaatttggagacatttgttctttttctgcaaaagttaccagtggggaaccaaatatttcagccgtctgaaataatcggttccccctctaaaacacaggacaaaaataatttaccaacaactccttacctgtgtttattcctctgtattatgatattattagcacattttatttttaaaagaattatgttttttgttgttttaatgggAAATATTttcccctctaaacaattctgttaatagataagtcattatttacggagacgcagggggaaccgtatctgatgggggaacggggctcgaagtaacaacagcaactcgagcacattaatgccccctatatgtcaagaggacaaataacaccttttctgtttaaatcataGACATAATCGAAGTACGTTGTTCTTCTATTATGTCTATGgtttaaattgccaacccgccacagtggcgtgtgtgttgatcaaattcacctgccacttcaaatatttacccgcatttggccagtggtgggtgctaatttccacccctgattaaatgtaaaaaaataaaataaaaagacaacaaaataaaacaaaacagtctaCTTCTGGGAGCTGTTGATCAtaaccattttaaaaagattagaaCCAAGTTTGGTTCCTTGCAAGTAAATTGTacaacttcaaattaaaagaaaagttactgttttgaaatttaaattagtATTATGATATTGTCTGCATCAAATTAATCAGGTTTGCTATTTTTAGGAATTGCATTAGAAAAATTAAGTGTGAATTTAGAAAAATCTTGAGGTGTTTCAGACAAATGAAGGCATCAGATCTTCAAAAGGAACCAGATCCTGCAGGTCAGTGTGTCAGAATGAATCACATTC
It encodes:
- the dnajb1a gene encoding dnaJ homolog subfamily B member 1a produces the protein MGKDYYNVLGISKGASEEEIKKAYRKQALRFHPDKNKSPKAEDKFKEVAEAYDVLSDAKKRDIYDRYGEEGLKGSADGGGHTAGPSFNYTFSGDPHAIFAEFFGGRSPFGHFFPTDRDDLDPNDPFGAFGMGGMGGFHRAFKPHPGGPHRPHERRQDPPVVHELNVSLEEVFSGCTKKMKISRKRLNPDGCTVRKEDKILTVNIKRGWKEGTKITFPKEGDETLINIPADVVFVVKDKPHPVFRREGSDIVYPAKISLREALCGCTVKAPTLDGRTITVTSRDVVKPGTKKRIIGEGLPLSKCPEKRGDMILDFSVKFPEKLGQNTRDALGEILPM